The following proteins are encoded in a genomic region of [Eubacterium] hominis:
- the fabD gene encoding ACP S-malonyltransferase yields MKTAFLFAGQGAQTPGMGKDIYEADPLAKAVFDSVELDVDIKDLCFQGPKEKLDDTQYAQPAIFVTSMALAKVLHEYGIQADVVAGLSLGEYAALCYAKAFSISDGAKIVRERGKIMANALPAGTSSMYAILMLDEVSILEACEEVKSIGVCEIANYNCPGQIVITGEKAAVDKAKDLCIEKGARRAVPLAVSGAFHSSLLNDAAIKLHDVLSNYDLKKPSIPVYHNISGNIEDQPLIDILSKQIAHSVYFEQTIANMLGDGVDTFIEVGPGKTISGFVKKCCKGHDVKILHVEDMTTLKECVEALKG; encoded by the coding sequence ATGAAAACAGCATTTTTATTTGCCGGACAGGGTGCACAAACACCCGGAATGGGAAAAGATATATATGAAGCAGATCCACTTGCGAAAGCAGTATTTGACAGTGTGGAATTAGATGTGGATATCAAAGATCTATGCTTTCAGGGTCCTAAAGAAAAACTGGATGATACCCAATATGCACAGCCGGCTATTTTTGTGACAAGCATGGCACTTGCCAAGGTATTACATGAATATGGCATACAGGCAGATGTTGTGGCTGGATTAAGTCTTGGAGAATATGCGGCATTATGTTATGCTAAGGCATTTTCTATTTCTGATGGCGCAAAAATCGTAAGAGAGCGTGGAAAAATCATGGCCAATGCTTTACCAGCAGGAACCAGCTCTATGTATGCGATTTTAATGTTAGATGAAGTTTCTATATTAGAAGCATGTGAAGAAGTGAAATCTATTGGTGTTTGTGAGATTGCCAATTACAACTGTCCGGGACAAATTGTAATCACAGGTGAAAAAGCAGCAGTGGATAAAGCTAAAGATCTATGCATAGAAAAAGGTGCACGCCGTGCAGTCCCACTTGCGGTATCTGGAGCATTTCATTCCTCCTTATTAAATGATGCAGCCATTAAACTACATGATGTTTTATCAAACTATGATCTAAAGAAACCAAGTATTCCAGTATATCACAATATCAGTGGAAACATCGAGGATCAGCCTTTGATTGATATCTTAAGCAAACAGATTGCACACTCTGTCTATTTTGAACAGACGATTGCCAATATGCTGGGTGATGGGGTAGATACTTTTATTGAAGTAGGACCTGGAAAAACAATCAGTGGTTTTGTGAAAAAGTGCTGTAAAGGACATGATGTAAAAATCTTACATGTAGAAGATATGACCACATTAAAAGAATGTGTAGAAGCATTGAAAGGATAA
- the acpS gene encoding holo-ACP synthase, with the protein MIIGIGCDIVEISRIANALNKPVIQRILSEKEQEIANQYPDKRKAEWIAGRFAAKEAIYKAIHKVVDCTISDIEVLQDDTGAPVCTCFDYDVMISIAHEKEYAIAYAMVLTKGS; encoded by the coding sequence ATGATCATAGGGATTGGATGCGATATCGTAGAGATATCAAGAATTGCTAATGCATTAAATAAACCGGTGATACAAAGAATTCTGAGTGAAAAAGAACAGGAAATCGCTAATCAATATCCGGATAAACGCAAAGCCGAATGGATTGCCGGACGTTTTGCGGCAAAAGAAGCGATTTATAAAGCAATTCACAAGGTTGTGGATTGTACGATATCAGACATTGAAGTACTTCAGGATGATACAGGAGCACCTGTGTGTACATGTTTTGATTATGATGTTATGATATCCATTGCACATGAAAAAGAATATGCCATTGCTTATGCAATGGTTTTGACAAAGGGGTCTTAA
- a CDS encoding 1-acyl-sn-glycerol-3-phosphate acyltransferase has product MFYVYCLHLLWLIPISWIGCFMVRKKSFEERFLHIAKWCKRCFHLLHIKLDVEMEDALPSDGSILFVSNHQSFFDLFMLEIGIHVPFTFVSKAENKKIPYLSSLSKNLELIYFDREDQGSAVHMLRETTRRLKAGQNILIFPEGTRSKGTVMKQMQAGSIQPAFMAKCYIVPVVLCDSFDYKRLLKQHGTFHMHIGKAIPFEAYKPLKVDGMIKQLQEQMQGELDAFHQK; this is encoded by the coding sequence ATGTTTTATGTATATTGTCTGCACTTGCTGTGGCTGATTCCGATATCATGGATTGGATGCTTCATGGTACGTAAAAAATCATTTGAAGAACGGTTTTTACACATTGCGAAATGGTGTAAACGATGTTTTCATCTGTTGCATATCAAATTAGATGTGGAAATGGAAGATGCATTGCCAAGCGATGGCAGTATTCTGTTTGTCAGCAATCATCAAAGCTTTTTTGATTTGTTTATGTTGGAAATCGGCATCCATGTGCCATTTACATTTGTGTCAAAAGCCGAAAATAAAAAGATTCCATACTTATCTAGTTTAAGTAAGAATCTTGAATTGATCTATTTTGATCGTGAAGATCAAGGCAGTGCCGTGCATATGCTAAGGGAAACAACCAGACGCTTAAAAGCTGGTCAAAATATTCTGATCTTTCCAGAAGGCACTCGATCAAAAGGCACAGTGATGAAACAGATGCAGGCAGGCAGTATCCAACCCGCATTCATGGCAAAATGTTATATCGTGCCCGTGGTATTATGCGATTCTTTTGATTATAAGCGACTTTTAAAACAACATGGAACCTTTCACATGCATATAGGAAAAGCCATCCCATTTGAAGCATATAAGCCATTAAAAGTGGATGGTATGATCAAACAGCTACAAGAACAAATGCAGGGAGAATTAGATGCATTTCATCAAAAATAA
- the fabG gene encoding 3-oxoacyl-[acyl-carrier-protein] reductase, with product MERKTAFISGASRGIGECIAKTLSKEYDVIINYSNSEESANNVLAQLDPSGHHKAIKCNVAKGEEVEAMMKEIIDTYGHIDVIVNNAGITRDNLLLRMSEEDFDSVIDVNLKGCYNCIRYATRQMMKQRSGCIVNMASVVGIMGNAGQANYAASKGGVIALTKSVARELAGRGIRVNAVAPGFIDTAMTQKLDDTVKKQMLSGIPLKRFGDVQDVANVVKFLCSEESAYITGQVINVDGGMVM from the coding sequence ATGGAAAGAAAAACAGCTTTTATATCCGGTGCATCCAGAGGAATCGGAGAATGTATCGCAAAAACACTGTCAAAAGAATATGATGTGATCATCAATTATTCCAACAGTGAAGAAAGTGCAAATAACGTATTGGCACAACTTGATCCAAGCGGTCATCATAAAGCAATCAAATGTAATGTTGCCAAAGGCGAAGAAGTAGAAGCGATGATGAAAGAAATCATTGATACTTATGGACATATTGATGTGATCGTCAATAATGCCGGTATTACAAGAGATAACTTGTTGCTTCGCATGAGTGAAGAAGATTTTGATTCTGTCATTGATGTCAATCTGAAAGGATGCTACAACTGCATTCGTTATGCGACACGTCAGATGATGAAACAAAGAAGTGGCTGTATTGTGAATATGGCCAGTGTGGTAGGTATCATGGGAAATGCAGGTCAGGCAAATTATGCAGCAAGTAAAGGCGGTGTGATTGCACTTACCAAAAGTGTCGCAAGAGAACTTGCAGGCCGTGGTATCCGTGTGAACGCTGTTGCACCTGGTTTTATTGATACCGCAATGACACAGAAATTAGATGATACCGTAAAGAAACAAATGTTATCCGGTATTCCATTAAAACGATTTGGCGATGTACAAGATGTTGCTAATGTAGTGAAGTTTTTGTGTAGTGAAGAAAGTGCATATATAACAGGCCAGGTAATTAATGTAGATGGCGGGATGGTGATGTAA
- a CDS encoding ketoacyl-ACP synthase III, whose amino-acid sequence MKTCRIKGFGYAKAKRKVTNDDIAQVVDTNDEWISSRTGIKSRYISEEENTSDLAVRAARMAIDHSAVAYKDIDLIIVATFTPDYTTPSTACMVQQKLGMNEQKVMAFDINVACSGFLYALEVAHSLLACDMAHSALVIGAEVISKQLDWEDRGTCIIFADGAGAAVVKQEPCDNRMLHFASSKGDHEGIIHADAPLPRALFSKQVYTPTLVRMNGSETFRFAVNAMKEAIEDVLSQANVSLDEIDWIVPHQANLRIINNVCRRMHINMEKVYINIAETGNTSAASIPLALGEMQEKGLLKEGMKIVLTGFGAGFCWAGAYIEL is encoded by the coding sequence ATGAAAACATGTAGAATCAAAGGCTTTGGATATGCCAAGGCAAAACGCAAAGTTACCAATGATGATATTGCACAGGTTGTGGATACCAATGATGAATGGATATCTTCCCGTACTGGTATCAAAAGCCGATATATCAGTGAAGAAGAAAATACCAGTGATTTAGCAGTTCGTGCAGCACGTATGGCAATAGATCATAGCGCTGTAGCGTATAAGGATATTGATTTGATTATTGTTGCTACGTTTACACCCGATTATACAACACCTTCCACGGCTTGTATGGTTCAGCAAAAATTAGGCATGAATGAACAAAAAGTCATGGCATTTGATATCAATGTGGCATGCAGTGGTTTTCTTTATGCCTTAGAAGTTGCCCACAGCCTGTTAGCATGTGATATGGCACATTCTGCACTTGTGATTGGTGCGGAAGTCATATCAAAACAATTAGACTGGGAAGATCGTGGAACCTGTATCATCTTCGCGGATGGGGCAGGAGCTGCTGTTGTAAAACAAGAGCCATGTGATAATCGTATGCTTCATTTTGCTTCTAGCAAAGGGGATCATGAAGGCATTATTCATGCAGATGCCCCATTACCAAGAGCATTATTTTCTAAACAGGTGTATACACCGACACTGGTACGTATGAATGGCAGTGAAACTTTCCGCTTTGCTGTTAACGCTATGAAAGAAGCAATCGAAGATGTATTATCACAAGCAAATGTATCATTGGATGAAATCGATTGGATCGTGCCACATCAGGCAAATCTTAGAATAATCAACAATGTGTGCAGACGTATGCATATCAATATGGAGAAAGTATATATCAATATCGCGGAAACTGGGAATACCAGTGCCGCAAGTATTCCTTTGGCATTAGGCGAAATGCAGGAAAAAGGCCTGTTAAAGGAAGGCATGAAAATCGTTCTAACAGGATTTGGCGCAGGATTTTGCTGGGCTGGAGCCTATATAGAACTGTAA
- the fabF gene encoding beta-ketoacyl-ACP synthase II produces MKRVVITGMGVVSPIGNNVEEVWTNVNQNVCGIDRITHFDPSEYRAKLAGEVKNLDMEQYFTKRDLKFNDRFTQFARIAAKQAYEDSGLQDVDFDHDRFGVILGSGIGGISTIEGASQTIENRGPSRISPYFIPMSLINLAAGSVAIDMGAHGNVSSVVTACAASTNAIGEGFHRIRDGYEDIVAVGGSEAAITPVAIAGFASMRALHEGEDKNRASIPFDAERKGFVMGEGGGVLILEELEHALKRHAKIYGEVVGYGSTCDANHITAPLADGTSAARAMGMAIKDAGLTTKDIDYINAHGTSTPLNDSSETLAVKVAFRDDAYKPYISSTKSMSGHLLGASGALEAIISTLAVKEGFVPATINYEKSDPACDLNLVVNEGKTADIRVAMSNSLGFGGHNASIIIKRWEE; encoded by the coding sequence ATGAAAAGAGTCGTAATTACAGGAATGGGTGTTGTATCACCGATTGGAAATAATGTAGAAGAAGTATGGACAAATGTAAATCAAAACGTATGTGGGATTGATCGCATTACACACTTTGATCCAAGTGAATATCGTGCAAAGCTTGCAGGTGAAGTAAAAAATCTGGATATGGAGCAATACTTTACCAAACGTGATTTAAAATTTAATGATCGTTTTACCCAGTTTGCCAGAATAGCCGCAAAACAGGCATATGAAGATAGTGGATTACAGGATGTTGATTTTGATCACGATCGTTTTGGGGTGATTTTAGGTAGTGGCATTGGTGGAATTTCCACAATTGAAGGAGCTTCCCAAACAATTGAAAATCGTGGACCAAGCAGAATATCCCCATATTTTATTCCCATGTCATTAATCAATCTTGCGGCAGGCAGTGTAGCAATCGATATGGGTGCTCATGGCAATGTATCCAGTGTGGTAACAGCATGTGCAGCAAGTACCAATGCAATTGGGGAAGGATTTCACAGAATTCGTGACGGGTATGAAGATATTGTCGCAGTCGGCGGCAGTGAAGCAGCGATTACACCTGTGGCAATCGCAGGATTTGCGAGCATGCGTGCCTTACATGAAGGGGAAGATAAAAACCGTGCAAGTATTCCATTTGATGCAGAACGTAAAGGCTTTGTCATGGGAGAAGGCGGCGGTGTGCTAATCCTTGAAGAATTGGAACATGCCTTAAAACGTCATGCGAAAATCTATGGAGAAGTCGTAGGATATGGTTCAACATGTGATGCCAATCATATTACCGCACCACTTGCGGATGGAACAAGCGCAGCTCGTGCAATGGGTATGGCAATTAAAGATGCAGGCTTAACCACAAAGGATATTGATTATATCAATGCCCATGGAACATCTACACCATTAAATGATTCCAGTGAAACCTTAGCAGTCAAAGTAGCATTTCGAGATGATGCCTATAAACCATATATCTCATCCACAAAATCTATGAGTGGACACCTGTTAGGTGCCAGTGGTGCTTTAGAAGCGATTATTTCTACTCTTGCAGTAAAAGAAGGCTTTGTGCCAGCGACGATCAATTATGAAAAAAGTGATCCTGCATGTGATTTAAATCTTGTGGTAAACGAAGGTAAAACTGCAGATATTCGTGTTGCCATGTCTAACTCTTTAGGCTTTGGTGGACATAATGCAAGTATCATTATCAAAAGATGGGAGGAATAA
- a CDS encoding nitronate monooxygenase encodes MRNKSLDTLEIPLIQGGMGVGISLSKLAGAVMREGGMGVISAAHPGYRKPDFWQNSKACNVEAIIEEVKKAKVLSKGKGLCAVNVMVASRDYETYVKACVEAGADAIISGAGLPLHLPEIVKDADILLAPIVSSGKAASLILRSWKRHSNRIPDFIVIEGALAGGHLGFKKEEVLNESYASLDDILKDVLALLPPYEEEAARKIPVFVAGGIYTKEDIKHYQSMGAYGVQMGTRFIATTECDADERYKQMFVNAKKEDIAIVKSPAGLPGRAIMTPFMKEHENKRAIPTHCIGCMLPCKIDSTPYCISEALIHAVKGEVEEGLVFAGANAYRIDKIVTVHELIHELFGE; translated from the coding sequence ATGAGAAATAAAAGTTTAGATACATTAGAAATACCACTCATACAAGGTGGCATGGGCGTAGGAATTTCCTTATCCAAACTTGCTGGCGCAGTCATGAGAGAAGGTGGCATGGGAGTTATCTCAGCTGCTCATCCAGGATATCGCAAGCCGGATTTCTGGCAAAACAGTAAAGCATGCAATGTGGAGGCCATCATAGAAGAAGTAAAAAAAGCCAAAGTATTGTCAAAAGGAAAAGGCCTTTGCGCTGTAAATGTCATGGTCGCATCTCGTGATTATGAAACTTATGTCAAAGCATGTGTAGAGGCAGGTGCGGATGCTATTATATCCGGAGCAGGATTACCATTACATCTGCCTGAAATCGTTAAAGATGCAGATATTTTGTTAGCCCCAATCGTCAGTAGTGGAAAAGCAGCTTCCCTGATTTTAAGAAGCTGGAAACGCCACAGTAACCGTATTCCTGATTTTATCGTAATTGAAGGAGCACTTGCGGGAGGGCACTTAGGCTTTAAAAAAGAAGAAGTATTGAATGAATCATATGCTTCTTTAGATGATATCTTAAAAGATGTATTAGCACTGCTTCCACCATATGAAGAAGAGGCCGCAAGAAAGATTCCTGTATTTGTTGCTGGGGGTATCTATACAAAAGAAGATATCAAACATTATCAAAGCATGGGCGCTTATGGGGTACAGATGGGAACCCGTTTTATCGCCACGACAGAATGTGATGCAGATGAGCGTTATAAACAGATGTTTGTGAATGCGAAAAAAGAAGATATCGCCATTGTGAAAAGTCCTGCTGGACTGCCTGGACGTGCCATTATGACACCTTTTATGAAGGAGCATGAAAACAAGCGTGCAATACCAACCCATTGTATTGGCTGTATGCTGCCTTGTAAAATTGATTCCACACCATATTGTATTAGTGAAGCATTGATACATGCTGTAAAAGGTGAAGTGGAAGAAGGTCTAGTGTTTGCAGGAGCAAATGCATATCGTATTGATAAAATCGTAACGGTACATGAATTGATTCACGAATTATTTGGTGAATAG
- a CDS encoding DUF561 domain-containing protein, producing the protein MMINELLNIKYPIFQGAMANIATPQFAACVSNSGGLGIIATGAMDATTTREAIRTCKALTNKPFGVNVMLMNPDTENIMKVICEEKVAVVTTGAGNPGPYIEALKASGTKIFPVVASVALARRLEKAGVDGIIAEGGESGGHVGETTTMSLVPQVVEAVNIPVIAAGGIASGKQMNAALSLGAVGVQIGTILLASHECPIHENYKKAVLKAKDMDSVVTGRSAGTPVRILKNQMALQYLKLEAANAPKEEMEKLTLGGLRRAVFEGDMKHGSVMMGQVAGMVHEILSIQEILEKLVKESQEEIKTLEEKVKGLVYEK; encoded by the coding sequence ATGATGATCAATGAACTCTTAAATATCAAATACCCAATCTTCCAGGGAGCGATGGCAAATATCGCAACTCCACAATTTGCGGCATGTGTATCCAATAGTGGTGGACTTGGTATTATCGCAACCGGTGCAATGGATGCCACTACAACTAGAGAAGCCATTCGTACCTGTAAAGCATTAACTAATAAACCTTTCGGTGTCAATGTGATGTTGATGAATCCGGATACAGAAAATATTATGAAAGTGATCTGTGAAGAAAAAGTGGCAGTTGTGACGACAGGAGCAGGAAATCCCGGTCCTTATATTGAAGCATTAAAGGCCAGTGGTACAAAAATCTTTCCTGTAGTGGCAAGTGTGGCACTCGCAAGACGTTTGGAAAAAGCCGGCGTCGATGGAATCATCGCTGAAGGTGGCGAAAGTGGTGGGCATGTTGGAGAAACAACAACCATGTCTTTGGTACCACAAGTTGTAGAGGCAGTTAATATCCCAGTTATCGCAGCTGGTGGAATTGCCAGTGGAAAACAGATGAATGCTGCTTTATCCTTAGGTGCTGTCGGGGTACAGATTGGTACGATCCTGTTGGCATCTCATGAATGTCCAATTCATGAAAATTATAAAAAAGCCGTATTAAAGGCAAAAGATATGGATAGTGTGGTAACTGGTAGAAGTGCGGGAACACCTGTTCGTATCTTAAAGAATCAGATGGCATTACAGTATCTGAAGCTGGAAGCAGCAAATGCCCCAAAAGAAGAAATGGAAAAATTAACCCTTGGCGGACTTCGCCGTGCTGTATTTGAAGGTGATATGAAGCATGGTTCTGTAATGATGGGACAGGTTGCTGGTATGGTACATGAAATCTTAAGCATACAGGAAATATTAGAAAAACTTGTTAAAGAAAGTCAAGAAGAAATAAAAACACTAGAGGAAAAAGTGAAAGGCCTTGTCTATGAGAAATAA
- a CDS encoding acetyl-CoA carboxylase carboxyltransferase subunit alpha: MQVRESEARIAALEARFASLGEQDLFEKEAIQKEITQIREQAYASLSAWDIVYLARHPKRPKASDYVEKLFDDFIELHGDRAFGDDGACVAGLANFHGIPVTLITQSKGKTLEENMKKNFGMLHPEGYRKALRLVKQAEKFHRPIITMVDTSGAYPGKGAEERGQAEAIAQCLEVFSGLRTPVIAIVLSEGGSGGALAFSVADKILMLENAIYSVLSPEGFASILWKDEKRAEEAAEVMELTAADLKRKGIIDTIIKEPLGGAHQNFDLVCDHLDKELYRELLQLNMLSGDTLVEKRYAKFRKMGLAYENM, from the coding sequence ATGCAGGTAAGAGAAAGTGAAGCTAGAATCGCTGCATTAGAAGCGCGGTTTGCTTCTTTGGGTGAACAGGATCTGTTTGAAAAAGAAGCGATACAAAAAGAAATCACACAAATCAGAGAACAGGCATATGCATCCTTAAGTGCCTGGGATATCGTATATTTAGCACGTCATCCAAAACGCCCGAAAGCAAGTGATTATGTAGAAAAACTGTTTGATGATTTTATTGAACTACATGGAGATCGTGCTTTTGGAGATGATGGTGCCTGTGTGGCAGGACTTGCGAATTTTCATGGCATACCTGTGACATTGATTACACAAAGTAAAGGTAAGACCTTAGAAGAAAATATGAAAAAGAACTTCGGTATGCTTCATCCAGAAGGATATCGTAAAGCACTTCGCCTGGTAAAACAGGCTGAAAAATTTCACCGTCCCATCATTACGATGGTAGATACTTCTGGTGCATATCCTGGAAAAGGTGCAGAAGAACGTGGACAGGCAGAAGCCATTGCTCAGTGTTTGGAAGTTTTTTCAGGCTTGCGTACACCTGTGATTGCCATTGTATTAAGTGAAGGTGGCAGTGGTGGTGCGCTGGCATTCAGCGTTGCGGATAAAATCCTGATGTTAGAAAATGCGATATATTCCGTATTATCACCAGAAGGCTTTGCCTCAATTTTATGGAAGGATGAAAAACGTGCAGAAGAAGCAGCGGAAGTCATGGAGCTTACTGCGGCTGATTTAAAACGAAAAGGAATTATTGATACCATCATCAAAGAACCACTTGGTGGAGCACATCAAAACTTTGATCTGGTATGTGATCATTTAGATAAAGAATTATATCGGGAATTGTTGCAGCTAAACATGTTAAGTGGGGATACCCTGGTAGAAAAACGCTATGCGAAATTCAGAAAGATGGGACTTGCGTATGAAAACATGTAG
- the fabZ gene encoding 3-hydroxyacyl-ACP dehydratase FabZ, whose translation MLYNSNEIQEIIPHRYPFLLVDRIESIEGNKVVGTKCISANEMQFLGHFPEKHIMPGVLQLEALAQTVAVMLLSKEENKGKIGLFAGIDKARFKRQVIPGDVLRLEAEVIRERMGIAWVKAVASVDGEVAVTAEMMFAVSDK comes from the coding sequence ATGTTATATAACAGTAATGAAATTCAGGAAATCATTCCTCATCGCTACCCATTTCTATTGGTGGACCGTATTGAATCCATTGAAGGAAATAAAGTTGTAGGTACAAAATGCATCAGCGCAAATGAAATGCAGTTTCTAGGACATTTCCCTGAAAAACACATCATGCCAGGTGTACTTCAATTAGAAGCATTGGCACAAACAGTGGCAGTAATGCTGTTGAGTAAAGAAGAAAACAAAGGAAAAATCGGTTTATTTGCCGGTATCGATAAAGCTCGCTTTAAACGTCAGGTCATTCCTGGAGATGTGCTTCGATTAGAAGCAGAAGTCATTCGTGAACGTATGGGAATCGCATGGGTAAAGGCTGTTGCTAGCGTAGATGGAGAAGTCGCTGTTACAGCTGAAATGATGTTTGCCGTAAGCGATAAATAA
- a CDS encoding acetyl-CoA carboxylase carboxyltransferase subunit beta: protein MEQLFKTRKDRLNLFKSRKQSLHKDPIDIPDNLFHSCPNCKETSLFEDLMHNDYVCPHCGFPIKITAHERIRQIVDDGSFEEFNKGMHLKQVPDFPGYEDKLERLQKTTGLKEAVVTGVGKIYGQRCVLGIMDSNFFMGSMGSIVGEKVTCAIEYATSNRLPLILFTTSGGARMQEGISSLVQMAKTSAALKKHSDAGLLYISYLTHPTTGGVSASFAMLGDIILSEPKCLIGFAGKRVIASTVKEELPDDFQKAEFVLEKGFIDKIVERKDAKKVLYQILKMHERSAYAGKRK from the coding sequence ATGGAACAATTATTTAAAACAAGAAAAGATCGGTTGAATTTATTCAAAAGCAGAAAACAATCCCTGCATAAAGATCCGATTGATATACCAGACAATCTGTTCCACAGCTGTCCCAACTGTAAGGAAACTTCTTTGTTTGAGGATTTGATGCATAATGACTATGTATGTCCTCACTGTGGTTTTCCAATCAAGATTACAGCACATGAGCGTATTCGTCAGATTGTAGATGATGGAAGCTTTGAGGAATTTAATAAAGGGATGCATTTAAAACAGGTACCTGATTTTCCCGGATATGAAGATAAATTAGAACGCCTGCAGAAAACAACCGGTTTAAAAGAAGCGGTAGTCACAGGTGTTGGAAAAATCTATGGTCAGCGTTGTGTTCTTGGTATCATGGATTCTAATTTCTTTATGGGCAGTATGGGAAGCATCGTTGGAGAAAAGGTAACATGTGCGATTGAATATGCGACGAGTAATCGTTTACCTTTGATCTTATTTACCACCAGTGGTGGTGCTAGAATGCAAGAGGGAATATCATCCCTTGTGCAAATGGCAAAAACCAGTGCCGCTTTAAAGAAACACAGTGATGCTGGCTTATTATATATATCCTATTTAACGCATCCAACGACCGGTGGTGTATCCGCATCCTTTGCGATGTTAGGAGATATCATTTTGTCAGAACCTAAATGTCTAATTGGTTTTGCGGGTAAACGTGTAATTGCATCCACTGTAAAAGAAGAATTGCCAGATGATTTTCAAAAGGCAGAGTTTGTATTGGAGAAAGGTTTTATCGATAAAATCGTAGAGCGTAAAGATGCGAAAAAAGTATTGTATCAGATATTGAAGATGCATGAAAGGAGTGCTTATGCAGGTAAGAGAAAGTGA
- a CDS encoding biotin--[acetyl-CoA-carboxylase] ligase, whose translation MFTIYAFDEVSSTNDVLKQQYHIYQDHSVILAHKQTKGRGRFDRVWESQEDLTFSILLKNNYPNELIAPLSVVFALKQYGIQTSVKWPNDILIHGKKLCGILIESIYEGNEKVATVIGIGINLSKKDNLLTKADYVSLPKEELLQKILIQYDQLMMAKSSFLLSSISQYSYLSGRSILLDGIIWKVDGIEEHGYLRVHHQDTIRLLKSEEITLEAIYEKE comes from the coding sequence ATGTTTACAATTTATGCTTTTGATGAAGTTTCCAGTACCAATGATGTCTTAAAACAACAATATCATATATATCAAGATCACAGCGTCATTCTGGCCCACAAACAAACAAAGGGCAGAGGGCGCTTTGACCGTGTATGGGAAAGTCAAGAAGATCTGACATTTTCCATTCTTCTAAAAAATAATTATCCAAATGAACTGATTGCGCCATTATCTGTTGTATTTGCGTTAAAACAATATGGTATACAGACTTCTGTCAAGTGGCCAAATGATATCTTGATTCATGGCAAAAAACTATGTGGCATTTTGATTGAAAGTATTTATGAAGGAAATGAAAAGGTCGCTACAGTGATTGGAATTGGTATCAATTTAAGTAAAAAAGATAATTTACTTACAAAAGCAGATTATGTCAGTTTGCCAAAAGAGGAACTTTTACAGAAGATATTAATACAATATGATCAGTTAATGATGGCAAAATCATCTTTTCTATTATCCTCCATTTCACAATACTCTTATTTATCTGGCAGATCCATCCTGCTGGATGGTATAATATGGAAGGTAGATGGCATTGAAGAGCATGGATATCTTCGTGTACATCATCAAGATACCATACGCCTTTTGAAAAGTGAAGAAATCACATTAGAGGCGATTTATGAGAAGGAGTAG